The following coding sequences lie in one Cydia strobilella chromosome 20, ilCydStro3.1, whole genome shotgun sequence genomic window:
- the LOC134750471 gene encoding uncharacterized protein LOC134750471 produces the protein MESHVLNTYHQARYRTIGHKRMGSTSDLSSESSCNQNSPEYSQAQPEYGRNYEGNEEYWSQAANTTQTSQDSSSDEEENVEVVELDNYYDENAEDTLVEGDDYDVIQVYAVHPDLDLEASSDEEQQDYCVAEEDNSEEEYAQDPQYTEETQYEYQENRTDICQDGLDINLDGPVVSNVDEYFIKEKPKPILDMKDEPVVKDVDEYFIKDTKPVAQVPDVDEFFIKEKEPEDTKTQSDIVQSVPQVEPIVNAKEPVHHEPDPIAEVSINESDLDVLPNIEEIKRYLLEDIPYKFKTTQRSCSVPHSPMHHLACMDIDDTKTCLSFEDLNLDLSDLAFDNDKYKSDSGNKIDDIPRTLTDEDVNSFLITNKTEEKPEKNDDDFSSQDMEIDNPVDATIHVETPRTSTPIKKPNVLDFCIEKPAVTPVKFEPSDVKTETDDFVDVESCNDAAIPVLAANNVNSLLEQFEANEKFATKPKRPKEEPKPKPNGLTNGMRLQDAGIQLNKNKMRQILMPPKAALRRSLSPPAAPTPPAQPAQRSDHDYCSKKRHSLPTLKGGQSLLKPEVLSSNSRILNSRHRSCKNKKVVYHLSSDDESDKSAKNRKRDDDDDVKAKKSTLKQPIKQPTLSNCRKKLSPPHSANDTCKDKINSSVMVKNASKASDTLGSQTNISIKLTIKNKSEVILNNCDDKGYRNVKDIVKCTSSVSSIAETVKIQELDSEKNKCVNNSDNNCASVVVKTEARPKEENFYTALFSNKQDVQIPQTMELKTEKRPIDEELKVIVDISNKNEMEQPQKKKKLNLQEYKMRRSVTSNNSSAAVSPEAIFPDLPSPCPLEKVVINHVNVTPPNETINPTEQKNPEAPKKIFDPIREASRKILMNTKKHKAEAMRKRDEDIVMSKIPKVENLELQPLISDAEMLKIVGGMAPVEVPVIKNEKPKATDYEEIVLVSVGTNTDENIFRQMEKTKHKEVRKSQSPPLDAKALINFKIKKSEAVLKQNVFDAKAQKINARNEKRSPDKSDKRNADVKIDKERYKDITAALKSVEKQVDTKISSNSLFASIQDVVLKKAPEETAQKPNQQPKPVKTYKTTIVREYDTKADHGEDKIILHLGKHRRKPESASVVVQTEVEQPAVVVQPKKAATKDTSPVQRKRNDSDMSMSSDVSLSRDKTGSVDVNKSKETAKRSRSVEKLSRSVDKRPRSSEKRSRSREKRSRSRDRYERYRRRSRSHSRRRRRSRSRSLRTRRSRSIDRYRRRRRESPYKRKRTRSPYRRRSPSPRRDYRRSHSRSRSRHDSARSKSPRKTPPRAEKKCEKSYTPPLRKPTISESSDSSSSSSSSSSSSSSSSSNESNSVRSGRSCSPKQEPYRLKYRSYSPDDRESNKPVEERRIVFVGKLEKDSTKATLRAQFSKFGHIIEVRLHNKEDGTRYGFVTYSRGRDAYSAVEAASQFPQYDVGFGGRRAFCRQSYADLDGLEADYVESAFHGAPTAHSRRDDMSFEQMLLDVKKKLSQRKKDDDKP, from the exons ATGGAGTCACATGTTCTGAACACATACCACCAGGCTCGCTACCGCACCATCGGCCACAAGAGGATGGGTTCCACCAGTGACCTCTCCTCGGAGAGCAGCTGCAACCAGAACAGCCCAGAGTACTCCCAGGCCCAGCCAGAGTATGGGAGGAATTATGAGGGCAATGAGGAGTACTGGAGTCAAGCG GCAAACACAACTCAAACAAGTCAAGACTCTAGTTCAGACGAAGAGGAAAACGTAGAGGTCGTCGAACTCGATAATTACTACGACGAAAATGCCGAAGACACTCTAGTCGAAGGCGACGACTATGACGTCATCCAGGTATATGCCGTGCATCCAGACTTAGACCTCGAAGCGTCATCCGACGAAGAGCAACAAGATTACTGTGTAGCTGAAGAAGATAATTCAGAAGAAGAATACGCACAAGATCCCCAATATACAGAAGAAACACAATACGAATACCAAGAGAATAGAACAGATATATGCCAAGATGGTTTAGATATTAACCTAgatggtccagtagtttcaaaTGTCGATgagtattttatcaaagaaaaACCTAAACCTATCTTGGATATGAAAGATGAACCTGTAGTTAAAGATGTTgatgaatattttattaaagataCTAAACCAGTAGCTCAAGTCCCAGATGTTGATGAGTTCTTTATTAAGGAAAAAGAGCCTGAGGACACTAAAACGCAATCTGATATTGTTCAAAGTGTTCCTCAGGTTGAACCTATTGTCAATGCTAAAGAACCAGTACATCACGAACCAGATCCCATTGCAGAGGTTTCTATTAATGAGTCTGATTTAGATGTCCTTCCAAACATAGAGGAAATCAAAAGGTACCTGCTTGAAGATATTCCTTATAAATTCAAGACTACGCAACGATCATGTTCCGTACCTCATTCTCCGATGCACCATTTAGCGTGCATGGACATTGACGACACAAAAACCTGCCTAAGCTTCGAAGATCTGAACCTAGACTTATCTGATTTAGCATTCGACAACGACAAGTACAAATCAGACAGTGGTAATAAAATCGACGACATTCCACGAACTTTAACGGACGAGGATGTAAATAGCTTTTTGATTACCAACAAAACTGAAGAGAAACCTGAGAAGAACGACGACGATTTTAGCTCTCAAGATATGGAGATAGATAACCCTGTAGACGCAACTATTCACGTAGAGACTCCGCGAACATCGACTCCTATCAAAAAACCGAACGTCTTAGACTTTTGCATAGAAAAACCAGCGGTCACGCCAGTCAAATTTGAACCCAGTGATGTCAAAACGGAAACTGATGATTTTGTCGACGTAGAATCCTGCAACGACGCGGCAATACCGGTGCTCGCGGCGAACAACGTGAATTCCCTTTTAGAACAGTTTGAAGCTAACGAAAAGTTCGCGACCAAACCGAAAAGGCCGAAGGAGGAGCCTAAACCCAAACCTAATGGCCTGACGAATGGTATGCGTTTGCAGGACGCAGGCATCCAGCTCAACAAGAACAAGATGCGGCAAATACTG ATGCCGCCAAAAGCGGCGCTGCGGCGCTCGTTGAGCCCGCCCGCGGCTCCCACACCGCCCGCACAGCCGGCGCAGCGCTCCGACCACGACTATTGCAGCAAGAAACGCCACAGCCTGCCCACTCTCAAGGGCGGACAGAGCCTCCTCAAACCCGAGGTCCTCTCCAGTAACAGCCGAATCCTCAACTCCAGGCACCGATCctgcaaaaacaaaaaagtcgTCTACCATCTCAGCAGTGACGACGAAAGCGACAAGTCTGCCAAAAACAGAAAAAGAGATGACGATGACGATGTGAAAGCTAAAAAGTCCACCCTGAAACAACCTATAAAACAGCCAACTTTATCAAATTGTCGGAAAAAACTCTCACCCCCGCATAGTGCTAACGATACTTGTAAAGATAAAATTAACAGTTCTGTGATGGTTAAAAATGCTTCTAAAGCAAGTGATACTCTCGGTAGTCAAACGAACATTAGCattaagttaactattaaaaataaatcagagGTTATACTTAATAACTGTGATGATAAAGGCTATCGAAATGTTAAAGATATTGTAAAGTGTACTTCTAGTGTTAGTAGTATCGCTGAAACTGTTAAAATACAGGAATTAGATAGCGAgaaaaataaatgtgtaaataatAGTGACAATAATTGTGCGAGTGTAGTAGTTAAGACCGAAGCCCGTCCGAAAGAGGAGAACTTTTACACGGCGTTGTTTAGCAATAAGCAAGATGTACAGATACCGCAAACGATGGAACTCAAAACCGAAAAGAGACCAATAGACGAGGAACTTAAAGTTATAGTTGATATATCGAACAAAAACGAAATGGAGCAGcctcaaaagaaaaagaaactaaaTCTCCAAGAATACAAGATGCGAAGATCGGTTACCTCAAATAATAGCTCTGCAGCCGTAAGTCCTGAAGCGATATTTCCTGATTTACCCAGCCCATGTCCTTTGGAAAAAGTTGTCATTAATCATGTAAATGTTACACCTccgaatgaaacaataaacccAACTGAACAGAAGAACCCTGAAGCACCAAAGAAAATCTTTGATCCAATCAGAGAGGCATCTAGGAAAATACTCATGAACACCAAGAAACATAAAGCCGAGGCTATGAGAAAGAGGGATGAAGATATCGTCATGAGCAAGATACCAAAAGTAGAGAATTTGGAACTGCAACCTCTAATAAGTGACGCTGAAATGCTAAAAATAGTTGGAGGTATGGCACCAGTGGAAGTGCCAGTTATAAAGAATGAAAAACCAAAAGCAACTGATTATGAAGAAATAGTACTAGTTAGCGTCGGTACAAATACTGATGAAAACATATTTAGACAAATGGAAAAGACTAAACATAAAGAAGTTAGGAAATCTCAGTCACCTCCATTAGACGCTAAAGCACTAATCAATTTTAAGATCAAAAAGTCCGAGGCAGTTCTCAAGCAAAATGTCTTTGACGCAAAAGCGCAAAAAATCAACGCACGAAACGAAAAACGTAGTCCCGATAAAAGTGACAAGAGAAATGCTGACGTCAAAATAGATAAAGAAAGATATAAGGACATAACGGCTGCTTTAAAGAGTGTAGAAAAGCAAGTAGATACTAAAATATCCAGTAATTCTCTATTCGCGTCTATTCAAGATGTTGTTCTGAAAAAAGCGCCGGAAGAAACAGCTCAGAAACCAAACCAACAGCCTAAACCAGTTAAAACTTATAAGACTACTATAGTGCGGGAATATGATACTAAAGCAGATCACGGAGAAGACAAAATTATCCTACATTTAGGCAAGCATAGGAGAAAACCTGAATCTGCTAGTGTTGTAGTTCAAACTGAGGTAGAACAACCAGCTGTTGTAGTACAACCGAAAAAAGCAGCTACTAAAGATACGAGTCCTGTGCAAAGGAAGAGGAATGACAGTGACATGTCTATGTCAAGCGATGTTAGCCTTTCACGAGACAAAACAGGCAGCGTAGATGTTAACAAATCAAAAGAGACAGCCAAGCGTTCCCGCTCGGTCGAAAAGCTATCTCGCTCAGTCGATAAGCGGCCACGCTCAAGCGAGAAACGCTCGCGCTCTAGAGAGAAGCGATCTAGATCTCGCGATCGCTACGAGAGATATAGACGGCGATCAAGATCTCACAGTCGCAGAAGACGAAGATCTCGCAGTAGAAGCCTCAGAACAAGGCGTTCACGCTCTATCGACCGGTACAGACGACGAAGGCGCGAATCTCCTTACAAAAGAAAACGAACCAGATCCCCGTACCGTAGACGCTCACCGTCCCCACGTAGAGACTACCGCCGTTCCCACTCTAGATCCAGATCTAGGCACGACTCTGCAAGATCTAAAAGCCCTAGGAAAACCCCCCCTCGCGCTGAGAAGAAGTGCGAGAAATCTTACACTCCTCCTTTAAGAAAACCGACCATATCTGAAAGTTCTGATTCTTCCTCTAG TTCGTCGTCTTCGTCCAGTTCATCATCCTCATCGTCGTCCAATGAGTCAAACTCCGTCCGTTCGGGGCGCTCGTGCAGTCCAAAACAAGAGCCTTACAGATTGAAGTACAGGAGCTACAGCCCCGATGACAG AGAAAGCAACAAGCCGGTGGAAGAGAGACGCATAGTGTTCGTCGGCAAGCTGGAAAAGGATAGCACTAAGGCGACGTTGCGAGCTCAGTTCTCCAAGTTCGGCCATATTATTGAAGTGCGGCTGCATAATAAGGAGGATGG GACTCGTTACGGCTTCGTGACGTACTCGCGCGGTCGCGACGCGTATAGCGCGGTGGAGGCCGCCAGCCAGTTCCCGCAGTACGACGTCGGCTTCGGCGGCCGCCGCGCGTTCTGCAGGCAGTCCTACGCCGACCTAG ACGGTCTAGAAGCGGATTACGTAGAGAGCGCGTTCCACGGCGCACCGACCGCGCACTCGCGCCGCGACGACATGTCCTTCGAGCAGATGTTGCTCGACGTCAAAAAGAAGCTAAGTCAGCGTAAGAAAGACGACGACAAGCCTTGA